The Hyphomonas sediminis genome contains a region encoding:
- a CDS encoding tetratricopeptide repeat protein, with the protein MKTRLMLLGAVLMSAALTLPAAAQGLGQRTQRTQAEIAFEQAETDFQKHKAARDEAQQKCASNEFQACYELAEAQRKGLGGSQDFSGAATNYKKVCAARDGRGCAGLAYLTVQGRGVTANAAEGRRLYKQACDYGEVSGCAAWGNMAYVGIGGAKDVHKGTNALNEACEKEYEWACTRVRELGAFNPEDRPMERMRDMRSN; encoded by the coding sequence ATGAAAACCAGACTCATGCTGCTGGGCGCAGTTCTGATGAGCGCCGCGTTGACCCTTCCGGCGGCGGCGCAGGGGCTCGGCCAGCGTACACAAAGGACGCAGGCTGAAATTGCTTTCGAGCAGGCCGAGACTGACTTCCAGAAACATAAAGCCGCGCGCGACGAAGCTCAGCAAAAATGCGCGTCTAACGAGTTCCAGGCGTGTTACGAGCTGGCTGAGGCGCAGCGAAAGGGGCTTGGCGGAAGCCAGGATTTCTCCGGCGCCGCCACTAATTACAAGAAGGTCTGCGCTGCCAGGGATGGTCGCGGCTGTGCGGGTCTGGCTTATCTCACGGTCCAGGGGCGCGGCGTCACAGCCAACGCTGCTGAAGGCCGCCGCCTCTATAAACAGGCATGTGATTATGGCGAAGTCAGCGGCTGCGCTGCCTGGGGCAACATGGCGTATGTTGGCATCGGCGGCGCAAAGGACGTGCACAAGGGTACCAACGCGCTGAACGAGGCGTGCGAAAAGGAATATGAGTGGGCCTGCACGCGTGTGCGTGAGCTGGGCGCTTTCAATCCCGAGGACCGCCCCATGGAGCGTATGCGCGACATGCGCAGCAACTAG
- a CDS encoding oxidoreductase, with the protein MAAKDQVPLGSGFPAKSTAQEVVKGIDLSGKHAVVTGGYSGIGLETVRALAGAGAKVTVPARRPDAAKEALAGIPGVTVASADLADVASVRRFSEDYAKANPKLHLLINNAGIMACPLNRIGPGWESQFGTNHLGHLALYQGVLPSLRGAGGARVVALSSTGHILSDVIWDDPNYQTRKYDKWEAYGQSKSSNALFALGVDMREKGNGIRAFSVHPGGIFTNLQRHLPNEEMVVLGWKNPDGTLPERVKASFKSPEEGASTTVWAATSPKLEGRGGVYCEDCDIAQAATPESQRYQHAREWITDEARAERLWAMSDTFLANA; encoded by the coding sequence ATGGCGGCAAAAGATCAGGTACCTCTCGGCTCCGGATTTCCGGCGAAGAGCACGGCGCAGGAAGTCGTGAAAGGCATCGACCTTTCGGGCAAACACGCGGTTGTGACCGGTGGGTATTCCGGTATCGGCCTGGAAACCGTGCGTGCGCTTGCCGGCGCTGGCGCCAAAGTGACTGTGCCAGCCCGGCGGCCCGACGCAGCCAAAGAGGCCCTTGCCGGCATTCCCGGCGTGACCGTTGCGAGCGCAGACCTCGCTGATGTCGCCAGCGTGCGCCGCTTTTCTGAAGACTATGCCAAGGCAAACCCGAAGCTCCATCTTCTCATAAACAATGCCGGCATCATGGCCTGCCCGCTGAACCGCATCGGCCCCGGCTGGGAAAGCCAGTTCGGAACCAACCATCTAGGCCATCTGGCGCTGTATCAGGGCGTGCTGCCTTCCCTGCGCGGCGCTGGCGGGGCGCGAGTGGTCGCCCTCTCCTCGACCGGGCATATCCTGTCGGATGTGATCTGGGACGATCCCAACTACCAGACCCGCAAATACGACAAGTGGGAAGCCTACGGACAATCCAAATCCTCCAACGCGCTTTTTGCCCTGGGCGTCGACATGCGCGAAAAAGGCAATGGCATCCGAGCCTTCTCCGTCCATCCGGGCGGCATCTTCACCAACCTTCAGCGCCACCTGCCTAACGAAGAGATGGTAGTGCTCGGCTGGAAGAACCCGGACGGCACACTGCCGGAACGCGTGAAAGCCTCCTTCAAATCCCCGGAGGAAGGCGCCTCGACAACCGTTTGGGCGGCGACATCGCCAAAGCTTGAAGGCCGTGGCGGCGTCTATTGCGAAGATTGCGATATCGCCCAAGCGGCCACGCCGGAGAGCCAGCGCTATCAGCATGCCCGCGAATGGATCACGGACGAGGCCCGCGCCGAGCGCCTGTGGGCCATGAGCGACACTTTCCTGGCGAATGCATAA
- a CDS encoding TVP38/TMEM64 family protein has translation MSETDVPQQARPGSRRAILLGLLLLVIVVGVFLAGKAGLLPDSDTVTNWMRELNHGPWGLVAVVAVFCVAAFVGLPQFALIAAAVAVFGPWQGAAYSWIANMVSGAITFWIGRAAGEQAFRRYAGKSAQRLSRFVGRNALIASAVVRNVPTGPFLLVNMAFGVSNAKFRDFWIGMGIGTIPKIALVAFAGRSLMAALQGNIGIAILAAIAAAAVYAGGYFYFRRKGARSRQILPPETATKVDSAAEAGE, from the coding sequence ATGAGCGAAACAGACGTTCCACAACAAGCCCGGCCGGGATCGCGCCGCGCCATCCTCCTGGGGCTGTTGCTCCTGGTGATTGTTGTGGGCGTGTTCCTGGCAGGCAAGGCCGGGTTGCTGCCGGATTCAGATACAGTCACCAACTGGATGCGGGAACTCAATCACGGGCCATGGGGGCTCGTGGCCGTGGTTGCCGTATTCTGTGTCGCGGCCTTCGTCGGCCTGCCACAGTTTGCGCTGATCGCGGCGGCGGTTGCCGTGTTCGGCCCGTGGCAGGGCGCCGCCTATTCCTGGATCGCCAACATGGTGTCGGGCGCAATCACCTTCTGGATCGGCCGGGCCGCCGGCGAGCAGGCCTTCCGGCGTTATGCCGGCAAGAGCGCGCAGCGCCTGTCCCGCTTCGTGGGCCGGAACGCGCTGATCGCCAGCGCGGTTGTCCGCAACGTACCAACCGGGCCGTTTCTGCTGGTGAACATGGCGTTTGGCGTCAGCAATGCGAAGTTCCGGGACTTCTGGATCGGCATGGGCATTGGCACCATTCCGAAGATCGCGCTGGTGGCCTTTGCGGGACGCAGCCTCATGGCCGCGCTGCAGGGGAATATCGGCATCGCCATTCTGGCCGCGATTGCCGCCGCCGCCGTCTATGCAGGCGGATATTTCTATTTTAGGCGCAAAGGCGCCCGCAGCAGGCAAATTCTACCGCCAGAGACGGCCACAAAGGTTGACAGCGCCGCCGAGGCTGGTGAATAG
- a CDS encoding 2-isopropylmalate synthase, giving the protein MTSQDTAAKSAKKPKVFIFDTTMRDGEQSPGASMTHNEKLDLASVLEEMGVDIIEAGFPAASDGDFAAVAAVAAQSKSSVICGLARSTPTDIDRCGEAVRKAARPRIHTFISTSPVHMKHKLKMGPNAVLEAVGRSVAQARNLVDDVEWSAEDATRTEFDFLCKCIDAAIASGATTINVPDTVGYSHPEEYGALIRRLIENIPNSDKVIWSAHCHNDLGLAVANSLAGLSNGVRQIECTINGLGERAGNAALEEVVMAMKVRGDTLPYECGIDTSYLARASGMVSRITGFPVQYNKAIVGKNAFAHESGIHQDGMLKNSETYEIMKPEDVGVAKSSLVMGKLSGRNAFRDKLESMGYFLEGDGLNDAFKRFKDLADRKKHVFDDDIIALVDEQLAAEGERIAFKRLRVVAGTDGPQTAEIDLVIDGEEKYAIARGNGPVDAVFNAIRQLVPHTAVLELYQVHAVTGGTDAQATVSVRLSGDDIMSTGRSSDPDTLVASAKAYLHALNKFEVRKSKRKAA; this is encoded by the coding sequence ATGACCTCTCAAGACACTGCTGCGAAATCCGCAAAGAAACCCAAGGTATTCATTTTCGACACCACGATGCGCGACGGCGAACAATCGCCCGGCGCCTCGATGACCCATAATGAGAAGCTGGACCTCGCCAGCGTGCTCGAAGAAATGGGTGTCGACATCATCGAAGCAGGCTTCCCGGCTGCTTCCGATGGCGACTTTGCCGCCGTTGCTGCCGTTGCGGCCCAATCCAAAAGCTCCGTGATCTGCGGCCTCGCCCGCTCCACGCCGACCGACATCGACCGTTGCGGAGAAGCCGTCCGCAAGGCCGCGCGCCCGCGCATTCACACCTTCATTTCCACCAGCCCCGTGCACATGAAGCACAAGCTGAAGATGGGCCCGAACGCCGTTCTCGAAGCGGTCGGCCGCTCTGTGGCCCAAGCCCGTAACCTGGTGGACGATGTGGAGTGGAGCGCCGAAGACGCAACCCGCACCGAATTCGACTTCCTCTGCAAATGCATCGACGCAGCGATCGCGTCGGGCGCCACCACGATCAACGTGCCTGACACCGTGGGCTATTCCCACCCGGAAGAATATGGCGCACTGATCCGCCGCCTCATCGAAAACATTCCGAACTCGGACAAAGTGATCTGGTCGGCCCACTGCCATAACGATCTCGGCCTCGCTGTGGCCAACTCGCTGGCCGGCCTCTCGAACGGCGTGCGCCAGATCGAGTGCACCATCAACGGCCTCGGCGAGCGCGCCGGCAACGCCGCACTGGAAGAAGTCGTCATGGCGATGAAAGTTCGCGGCGACACCCTGCCCTATGAGTGCGGCATCGATACCAGCTATCTCGCCCGCGCCTCGGGCATGGTGAGCCGCATTACCGGCTTTCCGGTGCAGTATAACAAGGCCATCGTCGGCAAGAACGCGTTCGCTCATGAAAGCGGCATCCACCAGGATGGCATGCTGAAAAACTCCGAAACCTATGAGATCATGAAGCCGGAAGATGTCGGCGTCGCGAAATCCTCACTGGTGATGGGCAAGCTCTCTGGCCGCAACGCCTTCCGCGACAAGCTGGAATCGATGGGTTACTTCCTCGAAGGCGATGGCCTCAACGACGCCTTCAAACGCTTCAAGGATCTCGCCGACCGCAAGAAGCACGTCTTCGATGACGACATCATTGCTCTCGTCGACGAGCAGCTGGCCGCAGAGGGCGAGCGCATTGCGTTCAAACGCCTGCGCGTCGTTGCCGGCACAGATGGTCCGCAGACGGCAGAAATCGATCTCGTGATCGATGGCGAAGAAAAATACGCCATCGCGCGCGGCAATGGCCCGGTAGATGCTGTATTCAACGCGATCCGCCAGCTGGTGCCGCACACGGCCGTGCTGGAGCTTTACCAGGTGCACGCCGTCACCGGCGGCACGGACGCGCAGGCGACGGTCTCGGTTCGTCTCAGCGGTGATGACATCATGTCCACCGGCCGCTCATCTGACCCCGACACGCTGGTTGCCAGCGCCAAGGCTTACCTGCACGCGCTCAACAAGTTTGAAGTGCGCAAGTCGAAGCGGAAGGCGGCCTGA
- a CDS encoding HPr family phosphocarrier protein yields MTTEAPDASARVTIVNRKGLHARASAKVAKLAAEYDAKVIVRHEGEMADARSIMDLLMLVAHMGCEIELTGSGPQANEAVEAITALVADGFGERDGG; encoded by the coding sequence ATGACGACTGAAGCGCCCGATGCCTCCGCCCGCGTAACGATTGTTAACCGCAAGGGCCTGCACGCCCGCGCCTCAGCAAAGGTTGCAAAGCTCGCCGCCGAGTATGACGCCAAGGTCATCGTGCGCCATGAAGGCGAGATGGCAGACGCGCGCTCAATCATGGACCTGCTGATGCTGGTCGCACATATGGGTTGCGAGATTGAGCTGACGGGCTCAGGCCCTCAGGCAAACGAAGCGGTCGAAGCCATCACCGCACTGGTCGCTGATGGCTTCGGGGAACGCGACGGCGGCTGA
- a CDS encoding PTS sugar transporter subunit IIA has protein sequence MIGIVVVSHGRLAHELVAAAEHVVGRLWRARAVSIDSDDDLDLKREQILAAVKACDAGRGVVVLTDMFGGTPSNLVLSIRGSVPMEIVSGANLPMLIKLAEVREVLSLDEAAHAAAEGGRKYVTIASELLARLP, from the coding sequence ATGATCGGCATTGTAGTTGTCAGCCATGGTAGATTGGCCCACGAGCTCGTCGCGGCAGCGGAGCATGTCGTGGGTCGCCTTTGGCGTGCGCGCGCAGTCTCTATCGATTCCGATGACGATCTCGATCTGAAACGCGAGCAGATCCTCGCTGCGGTCAAAGCCTGCGATGCCGGGCGCGGCGTTGTGGTGCTGACTGATATGTTTGGCGGCACGCCGTCAAACCTCGTTCTCTCCATTCGCGGCAGCGTCCCGATGGAAATCGTTTCGGGCGCCAACCTGCCGATGCTGATTAAACTGGCGGAAGTACGCGAAGTGCTGAGCCTCGATGAGGCCGCTCACGCCGCCGCTGAAGGTGGTCGGAAATATGTGACCATCGCGTCTGAACTTCTGGCCCGGCTTCCCTGA
- the dapB gene encoding 4-hydroxy-tetrahydrodipicolinate reductase, whose translation MTEKAMSVAIAGVAGRMGRQLAAVSIDRGYRLAGGTEVAAAKVYGEDIGLLAGRRAIGLKPVGEVSEAAADASVWIDFTRPEATLAALEKLASTPVRAVVIGTTGFSEQEETALSAAAGRFAIVKAGNFSIGVNLLEALTRLAASRLGTDWDIEVLETHHRMKVDAPSGTALMIGAAAAEGRGAPLGELRAAPYDGADARRETGKIGFSVRRSGGVIGEHEVMFGSEKELLRLSHTALDRSVFAEGALHAAAWAVKQAPGLYNMNDVLGLGHTG comes from the coding sequence ATGACCGAGAAAGCCATGAGCGTTGCCATTGCCGGGGTTGCCGGGCGCATGGGCCGCCAGCTTGCCGCTGTCTCCATTGATCGCGGGTACCGGCTGGCCGGCGGCACGGAAGTCGCCGCGGCCAAGGTGTATGGTGAAGATATCGGCCTGCTCGCCGGGCGCCGTGCCATCGGGCTAAAGCCGGTCGGCGAGGTTTCTGAAGCGGCTGCAGACGCCTCCGTCTGGATCGACTTCACGCGCCCTGAAGCAACGCTCGCTGCGCTGGAAAAGCTCGCCTCTACGCCTGTGCGCGCTGTCGTGATCGGCACGACTGGTTTCAGCGAACAGGAAGAAACTGCGCTGTCAGCCGCCGCCGGAAGGTTTGCCATTGTGAAGGCGGGAAACTTTTCCATAGGCGTGAATTTGCTTGAGGCATTGACCCGCCTTGCCGCAAGCCGCCTCGGCACTGACTGGGACATTGAAGTCCTTGAAACGCATCACCGAATGAAGGTCGACGCCCCTTCGGGCACTGCGCTGATGATTGGCGCAGCCGCTGCCGAGGGCAGGGGCGCGCCGCTGGGCGAGCTGCGCGCCGCACCTTATGACGGGGCGGACGCAAGGCGCGAGACAGGTAAGATCGGCTTTTCCGTGCGTCGCTCGGGCGGTGTGATTGGCGAGCATGAGGTCATGTTCGGGTCTGAGAAAGAGCTGCTCCGCCTTTCCCATACGGCACTTGATCGGTCTGTATTCGCCGAAGGCGCGCTGCATGCGGCGGCTTGGGCTGTGAAGCAGGCGCCGGGTCTCTACAACATGAATGATGTGTTGGGTCTCGGCCACACCGGCTGA
- a CDS encoding ion transporter: MELKRRLYLALAPEARRNGLSLTNAFIVGLVIISFLFLALETEPTLQAIPRWQQAFGIFNVAVIIIFAIEYAARVWCAGIDPQFRGLRGRLRYMGQFYSIADLLAFLPEFVLMLIGAGNSLLVLRVLRLARLVKIARFIPAFEALGAAVRRASSLLLTSLALAVTLVYVSAVLLYFVEGVGGGHQEAFASIPRSIWWAVATLTTVGYGDVYPVTPLGRFCAGIIAIAGIGVVALPAGVFASAFSDELRERELSRLKEELEQTRADAAAENRE, from the coding sequence ATGGAACTGAAACGGCGGCTCTATCTAGCATTAGCGCCAGAGGCGCGCCGGAACGGTCTTTCGCTGACCAACGCTTTTATCGTTGGTCTCGTCATCATCAGCTTCCTGTTTCTGGCGCTGGAGACAGAGCCGACATTGCAGGCAATCCCGCGCTGGCAACAAGCCTTCGGGATATTCAATGTTGCCGTGATCATTATCTTCGCCATCGAGTATGCTGCGCGCGTATGGTGTGCGGGCATCGATCCTCAGTTTCGTGGTCTCCGTGGCCGGCTGCGATACATGGGGCAGTTTTATTCGATCGCAGACTTGCTCGCTTTCCTGCCAGAATTCGTCCTTATGCTGATTGGGGCTGGAAACAGCCTGTTGGTGTTGCGGGTCTTGCGTCTTGCGCGGCTTGTGAAGATTGCGCGTTTCATCCCGGCATTTGAGGCGCTCGGCGCAGCGGTGCGCCGGGCAAGTTCGCTGCTTCTCACGTCGCTCGCCCTGGCCGTGACGCTTGTCTATGTCTCAGCCGTCCTGCTCTATTTTGTCGAAGGCGTCGGTGGCGGCCATCAGGAAGCGTTTGCGTCCATTCCGCGCTCCATCTGGTGGGCGGTGGCGACGTTAACAACTGTAGGCTATGGCGATGTGTATCCGGTAACGCCATTGGGGCGCTTCTGTGCGGGCATCATCGCGATTGCCGGCATTGGCGTCGTGGCATTGCCAGCGGGCGTCTTTGCAAGCGCCTTTTCCGATGAGTTGCGGGAGCGGGAGCTTTCGCGCCTCAAGGAAGAACTGGAACAGACTAGGGCGGACGCCGCCGCGGAGAACAGAGAATGA
- the pheT gene encoding phenylalanine--tRNA ligase subunit beta, with protein MKFTLSWLNDHLVTKASLQEILDLMLKAGLEVEEVIDPREKLAPFTVCKVIEAKPHPDADKLRVCTVETIDGIKQIVCGAPNARTGMTAIYAPLGTYIPGLDFALDKKPRAIRGIESHGMMCSSRELEAGDDHDGIIDLEGDFKVGTPAAEALGQTDPVIDFEVTPNRPDWLGVQGIARDLAAAGAGRFLRNEPKKITGSYDCPVDIKLEATEACPMFAGALIRGVTNGPSPDWMQARLKAAGLQPKSLLVDVTNYISLDRARPLHVYDAAKLSGAVVARLGKKGETLEALDGKTYTVTEDMCVIADNSGAIGLGGVMGGVSTAVSAETVDVFIESAWFDPLRTARTGRTTGVHSDARYRFERGVDPQSCLDGLNFAIALILEYGGGQVSKAKIAGSIAVRTQKVTFYPKDVERLTGLIVKTAEMKRILKDLEFDIEDAGDAWYLMPPSHRFDMEQSADIVEEIARLIGFDQLPTTSLPLPEGGRRVITTPRQARVAASRRVMAARGFLEAVTWSFMAREHAELFGKTEDALAVANPVASELNYMRPSALGNLAQAAQRARNRGERTVRLFEAGPIYLGDGPKDQRTVIAGLVLPASERHWQGRAAPYDAYSAKADLFALLAALGQPGDRFQVGAPTQPQWHPGQAASLKLGPKMTVANFGALHPGLLKALDVDGPAYAFELNLNALPVMKVKATKTKSVLERAELTPIRRDLAFVVEQGVAAGEIVRHAQSADKQLIAAIDVFDVYQGQHVGEGRKSVAIEVTLQPKEALKDDQIQQVMERIVAAVTKGTGGVLRG; from the coding sequence ATGAAATTCACCCTTTCCTGGCTGAACGACCACCTTGTCACCAAGGCATCGCTTCAGGAGATTCTCGATCTGATGCTCAAGGCGGGCCTTGAGGTCGAGGAAGTTATCGATCCGCGCGAGAAACTTGCGCCGTTCACGGTTTGCAAGGTGATCGAGGCGAAGCCGCATCCGGATGCGGACAAGCTGCGCGTCTGCACGGTCGAGACAATCGATGGGATCAAGCAGATCGTCTGCGGCGCGCCCAACGCGCGCACCGGCATGACGGCGATCTATGCGCCGCTTGGCACCTATATTCCCGGCCTCGATTTCGCGCTCGACAAGAAGCCGCGTGCCATCCGGGGCATCGAAAGCCATGGCATGATGTGCTCCTCGCGGGAGCTGGAAGCCGGCGACGATCATGACGGCATCATCGATCTGGAAGGCGATTTCAAAGTCGGCACGCCGGCTGCTGAGGCGCTTGGCCAGACTGACCCGGTGATCGATTTCGAAGTGACACCAAACCGTCCGGACTGGCTCGGCGTGCAGGGCATTGCCCGCGACCTGGCTGCGGCCGGGGCAGGGCGGTTCCTGCGCAACGAGCCCAAGAAGATCACTGGCAGCTATGACTGCCCGGTCGATATCAAACTGGAAGCGACCGAAGCCTGCCCGATGTTTGCCGGCGCCCTGATCCGGGGTGTCACCAATGGTCCGTCACCGGACTGGATGCAGGCGCGCCTCAAGGCTGCCGGCCTCCAGCCGAAATCGCTGCTGGTCGATGTGACGAACTATATTTCGCTTGATCGCGCGCGTCCGCTGCACGTCTATGATGCGGCGAAGCTCTCCGGGGCTGTTGTCGCTCGCCTTGGCAAGAAGGGCGAAACGCTCGAAGCGCTCGACGGGAAGACTTACACGGTCACCGAAGACATGTGCGTCATCGCGGACAATTCCGGCGCGATCGGCCTTGGCGGGGTCATGGGCGGCGTCTCCACCGCTGTGTCAGCTGAGACGGTTGATGTCTTCATCGAGTCGGCCTGGTTCGACCCACTGCGCACGGCGCGCACGGGCCGGACGACTGGTGTTCATTCGGATGCCCGTTACCGGTTCGAACGCGGCGTGGACCCGCAAAGCTGTCTCGATGGTTTGAATTTCGCGATTGCGCTGATCCTTGAATATGGCGGCGGTCAGGTCTCCAAAGCGAAGATCGCCGGCTCGATTGCCGTGCGTACGCAGAAGGTTACCTTCTACCCGAAAGACGTTGAACGCCTGACCGGCCTCATCGTCAAAACGGCGGAAATGAAGCGCATCCTCAAGGATCTCGAATTCGATATCGAGGATGCGGGCGACGCTTGGTATCTGATGCCGCCATCGCATCGCTTCGACATGGAGCAATCTGCCGACATCGTGGAAGAAATCGCGCGCCTGATCGGTTTCGATCAGCTGCCGACGACATCTCTGCCGCTGCCCGAAGGGGGGCGCCGTGTCATCACCACGCCTCGTCAGGCGCGCGTGGCGGCCTCCCGCCGTGTCATGGCCGCGCGCGGCTTCCTTGAAGCTGTCACCTGGAGCTTCATGGCGCGGGAACATGCAGAGCTGTTCGGCAAGACCGAAGACGCGCTCGCTGTTGCCAATCCGGTCGCCAGCGAACTCAACTATATGCGCCCGTCTGCCCTCGGAAATCTGGCGCAGGCGGCTCAGCGCGCCCGCAATCGCGGCGAACGCACGGTGCGCCTGTTCGAAGCCGGCCCGATCTATCTCGGCGATGGTCCCAAAGATCAGCGCACGGTGATTGCCGGGCTCGTGCTTCCGGCATCCGAACGCCACTGGCAGGGGCGCGCAGCGCCATATGACGCCTATTCGGCCAAGGCTGACCTGTTCGCCCTGCTTGCTGCGCTCGGCCAGCCGGGGGATCGTTTCCAGGTTGGCGCGCCGACCCAGCCGCAATGGCATCCCGGCCAGGCGGCGAGCCTCAAGCTCGGCCCGAAAATGACGGTCGCCAATTTCGGCGCGTTGCATCCGGGCCTCCTCAAGGCGCTGGACGTTGATGGCCCAGCCTATGCGTTCGAGTTGAACCTCAACGCGCTGCCGGTGATGAAGGTCAAGGCAACGAAGACCAAATCTGTGCTGGAACGCGCCGAGCTGACACCGATCCGCCGTGACCTTGCATTTGTGGTGGAGCAGGGTGTTGCTGCGGGTGAGATCGTTCGCCATGCTCAGTCGGCTGACAAGCAGTTGATTGCGGCAATCGATGTGTTTGACGTCTATCAGGGCCAGCATGTGGGCGAGGGGCGCAAGTCTGTCGCCATCGAAGTGACCCTGCAGCCGAAGGAAGCGCTGAAGGACGATCAGATTCAGCAGGTGATGGAGCGGATCGTCGCTGCCGTTACCAAGGGAACAGGCGGCGTACTCAGAGGATAA
- the pheS gene encoding phenylalanine--tRNA ligase subunit alpha encodes MSDIIRIEEEALAAVTAAADLATLDAVRVAELGKKGRVSGLMGALGKMSPEERKTQGPLLNALKDKVDAAIRARKSALEAAELEARLASEKIDLTLPAAPSPAEGALHPVMQVFEEIAAIFGDMGFTVAEGPDIEDDWHNFTALNFPIGHPARETHDTFFMKALEGDTPKVLRTHTSPVQVRTMMEEKPPIRILVPGRVYRNDWDATHTPMFHQVEGLVIEKGIHMGHLKGCLIDFVKAFFEVDTVVSRFRPHFFPFTEPSAEMDVKYSRKGDAIEIGEGDRWMEILGCGMVHPNVLRNCGIDPAVYQGFAFGMGVDRLAMLKYGMPDLRPYFEADPQWSRHYGFSPWLTPSVSGGLS; translated from the coding sequence GTGTCCGACATTATCCGGATCGAAGAAGAGGCGCTGGCGGCTGTGACCGCCGCGGCAGACCTCGCAACGCTCGACGCCGTGCGTGTGGCTGAGTTGGGCAAGAAGGGCCGCGTGTCCGGCCTGATGGGCGCGCTCGGCAAGATGAGCCCTGAAGAGCGCAAGACGCAGGGGCCTCTGCTCAACGCGCTGAAGGACAAGGTGGACGCTGCCATCCGTGCCCGCAAATCGGCGCTGGAGGCAGCTGAGCTTGAAGCCCGCCTCGCCAGCGAGAAGATCGACCTGACGCTGCCCGCGGCGCCCTCGCCAGCCGAAGGCGCGCTGCACCCGGTCATGCAGGTGTTCGAAGAGATTGCCGCGATCTTCGGCGATATGGGCTTCACCGTGGCCGAAGGCCCGGACATTGAAGACGACTGGCACAACTTCACGGCTCTCAACTTCCCCATCGGCCACCCGGCGCGGGAGACCCACGACACCTTCTTCATGAAGGCGCTGGAAGGCGATACGCCCAAGGTTCTGCGCACGCATACGAGCCCGGTGCAGGTGCGCACCATGATGGAAGAAAAGCCGCCGATCCGCATTCTGGTGCCTGGCCGCGTTTACCGGAATGACTGGGACGCGACCCACACGCCGATGTTCCACCAGGTCGAAGGCCTGGTGATCGAGAAGGGCATCCATATGGGGCATCTCAAGGGATGCCTGATCGATTTCGTGAAGGCGTTCTTTGAAGTCGACACGGTTGTCTCGCGCTTCCGGCCGCACTTCTTTCCGTTCACGGAGCCTTCGGCCGAGATGGACGTGAAGTATTCCCGCAAGGGCGATGCCATCGAGATTGGCGAGGGCGACCGCTGGATGGAAATTCTCGGCTGCGGCATGGTTCATCCGAACGTGCTGCGCAATTGCGGGATCGATCCGGCCGTCTATCAGGGCTTTGCCTTCGGCATGGGCGTAGACCGTCTCGCCATGTTGAAATACGGCATGCCGGACCTGCGCCCGTATTTCGAAGCCGATCCGCAATGGTCGCGCCATTACGGGTTCTCGCCCTGGCTTACGCCTTCCGTCAGCGGCGGGCTCAGCTGA
- the rplT gene encoding 50S ribosomal protein L20, with translation MPRSRAKVPAHARHKKIIKQAKGFRGRRKNTFTNAAAAVWKAGEYAYVGRKVKKRQFRSLWIQRINAAVRIHDDAMNYSTFINGLTKAGIEVDRKVMADLAVKEPEAFGALVAQAKAALA, from the coding sequence ATGCCCCGTTCCCGCGCTAAAGTTCCCGCCCACGCCCGCCACAAGAAGATTATCAAGCAGGCGAAAGGTTTCCGCGGCCGCCGCAAGAATACCTTCACCAACGCCGCTGCCGCCGTCTGGAAAGCCGGCGAGTATGCTTATGTTGGCCGCAAGGTTAAGAAGCGCCAGTTCCGTTCGCTCTGGATCCAGCGTATCAACGCCGCTGTTCGTATCCATGACGACGCCATGAATTACTCGACCTTCATCAACGGCCTGACCAAGGCTGGTATCGAAGTCGACCGCAAAGTGATGGCTGACCTCGCCGTGAAAGAGCCCGAAGCATTCGGCGCCCTTGTCGCGCAGGCCAAAGCTGCCCTCGCCTAA
- the rpmI gene encoding 50S ribosomal protein L35: protein MPKMKTKKAAAKRFKITATGKLKHGVAGKRHRLISHNSKYIRQNRGTSVGAKADEARVKKYLPYGL from the coding sequence ATGCCGAAGATGAAGACCAAGAAGGCCGCTGCAAAGCGCTTCAAAATCACCGCAACGGGCAAGCTGAAGCACGGCGTCGCTGGTAAGCGCCACCGCCTGATCAGCCACAACTCGAAGTACATCCGCCAGAACCGCGGCACGTCCGTCGGCGCCAAGGCTGATGAAGCTCGCGTGAAAAAGTACCTGCCCTACGGCCTCTAA